The genomic segment CCAACATATAACGCAAAAAATAATACAAGCGCTTTGAAAACATGCTTTGCTGCATTTTGAAGCTACGTCATCTGTACATCATTCTGTAAGTGAATTGAATGTTCCTCTTATGACCCATTTCCATGGACAACttggaagtacatgtatgtatgtatgtatgtatgtatgtatgtatgtatgtatgtatgtatgtatgtatgtatgtatgtatgtatgtatgtatgtatgtatgtatgtatgtatgtatgtatgtatgtatgtatgtatgtatgtatgtatgtatgtatgtatgtatgtatgtatgtatgtatgtatgtattacacACACACGCGCGCAGATGCACATCAAAACGATAGGTAATGATGAATATAAATACATATGAAATAAACCACCATGTATATCGTATTCTATCGTGAAGGAAAACGCATTTGCGTACAagtaatttgattttagaatttcaccaaaggTTGCCTGGGTGTCATTTCACTATACGTGGTTGGTTATGGCTGAGGCAAAccataaacaatttatttcctACACAGAACTAGATATGTCTCTACATTTGTGCGTGTTTGACAGTTGATCTAAATTTAAACCACTAGAATATGGTAATTAAAATTGTGCGTgttcaaaaaatacaatataagttgaaatttcacaaaaagtatCGATGTGTTGTACACTTGAGTCTAGACAACAAACTATGAAAAACTGTTTACAACACAAAACTAGCTACAACTGTTCGATTAATGAATTCGCCTGAAATTCTTTTCCAAGCCCGTTGTCTGCCTTTTAAGTAGCTCCATGATAGCCAGCTGTTGCTTTGACAGTCCTCACTATAAGGTAACAGCCATAAACACTTTATGACTGTCAGTCGTTGAAAGACAGCAGTTCGATGGAATAATCTCAGAAAACAAGTTTACGAAAATTTGTTTTCTGCCTCTTTCAGAGTGAATATCAGTATTGATTTGCATTTAGTAAAAAGTAAGAGCCCCCATGGTACTCACGAAATATCAACGACCACACAATTCCCAACACctagttgttttgttttgttttgttttgttttgttttgttttgttttgtgcatTGGCAGCGAATGTAGGTCACGTGATTCTATATCGCCCGCCCATTTCTACATTTGTCACGTGATTACATTATAAAGCTTTGACCTTTGTCCGGGTTCAGCTGCCAGGTTGGTCCTTCGATCAGACCTACGCTTGTCAGTTATCTGTGGAATAACTGTATTAGGTGCACATTGATTAATTCAGAGGTAAGGTTGCTTTCGGGTTTATTTATAGAAATaagattttttataaaaaatgcaatgatgtttacaagttgTGCTTAAATACGATCGAATGGATTGCACATCACGTCACGTCATATATAGGTCAAGCGTGGTCAGAAGGACATATTAACGAGAAATCGCGCTCTCTAAAACTTGCTGCAACATTTATAAATGACTAGTACATGATCGTGACAGTATCAAAGACATGAGATCTTCACATTGAACTACAAAAGAGTGACGGGATGATGACATTGCTTATTCATAATCATGTGAGTGTTGTGCGTCCTCCAACATGGCTCCGATCTCTCAAGAGACCATTGAGAACGAGATCGCAGTGACTATCGTCAAGACCTCtacatgacctttgacacacaTAATAGACGAAGAAAGCAGCTTCCCTCTATACTGCACAGATGCAGACTATTTTTCCAACAAtcacttttaaggtagaatgcacctcggggacagctaTTTagtgactctcaaacttttctaaatattttctgatctatcaaTTGTgggaactcattttgaagcccttggagaaagaaaactttaatgtttttgcaaatcaaaaatgatatttttctcaattgcgttaacacaggggtagcggccattttgaatttttaatattttgttatttatttctgttgtacaaaatttgtaagatgaccccttatttttattcttgattttgaaagagaatgagagaaagtttcattgaggaaagttttagcaaaagtttaagtctttcactttcgaggtgcatactaccttcaaCAGCGGTGATTAATGAACGAAGAACTAAATACGTCGTGTGGCAAAAACCCGTTCCCGTTAACCGATCCGTTTGAAGATAATTGGAATCAAGTTAGTTGTATTTTCAGCCCTGAAAGAGATTTTGTTGCAGGAATTTCTTCCACTCCATGGACGTATCCATCGAAGTTTATGAAGCTGCTGTACAGATGTAATAGATCTTCAGCTCATATTAATCCCTCAAAGCAAGATGTATGTAGTGTTACCATGAATAAtgtatgaacaaaattatttgtcatattttgtatttgctgaCAGATACCCCTCGTCTTACCGAACCGAAGATGTCTAAATCACAACTTCGCAGCATATTTCATGATCACAAGCACTATGAAGATTCCATGAAATTGTTTTATGAGACAGTGTCGAACCACGGCGATCGAGAAGAGTGGACTAATACTGTGTTTCGCCAAGTTGTGTCGACCAAGCTGCCAAGAATACCAGAGGGCGCTCCACTACGAGTGCTAGGAGTGGGAAGTGGAAATGGTGGGTTTGATGTTTGAATTACAATGATTCGGCTAATACATGATACATGATCTTACCATTGCACATAAGCAATCATGCATAATAGGTCGGTATCAAACTGTAGGTGATCGTAAAGATCACGTAATAACAACTGCATGGCGTTTGCCAATTGCAAAACAGCCTATGATGTTACTCCGTAAGACAAAAATATAGGATTGAatttattttaaacttttaacGCGCACTACTTTCAGCATCGAGCtctgtaatttcccacaaggatatctgtatacttcgtacttatatatatatatatatatatatatatatatatatatatatatatatatatacacacacacacacacacacatacatacatacatacatacatacatacatacatacatacatacatacatacatacatacatacatacatacatacatacatacatacatacatacatacatacatacatacatacatacatacatacactcaaTAACAAATCTCGTCCATATTACTGCAAACTTTCTGATATTGCAAGAAAGTGAGTGACTCTGCTCTATTCCATCTAGGGTTAcagcaaacattttttttttgcaatgaatAACTATGTTTATTGTTACCTCACAATATTACAGCCTAAATTACTTTGATGTATCTCACAATCATTTGGCACAAAAATGTCCTTTCTTATACTTGATAAAAGCTTCAACCCGTCTGTACATGTCAATCACCTATGGCATGGCAGCAAAGTTATttaataacaaacaaataaacaaataattcccTAGAAGTTGAGGATCTAAAAATGATTTTACCAAACCTTCAAGATATTCTAGATGTAATTATAGCTGCAGATTGTGATTCCTATGGCGTAGAAATAAAATACTGAACAAAATCTCAACATATCAGCTTGATTCGATACGATATTCTATCACACAGGCAGAGATGAGATACTGACTAACCCGTGACAAATGGCTCCTGGCTGCTGCTTTAAGATATTTTAATGTGTTCTAATACAGGTAAAACGGACTACCTCTTGATCACAAAGATTAAAGAACGGTATCCAAATATTGACAACACTGCTATTGAACCAATCGCAAGCCACCTAGACAAGTATAAAGCATTGTTCACTGCTGAGAGAAACAACCTAGAGGGCGTCAGCACCGAATTTAAACAGCAGACTATCGAGGAATTTGAACGCGAGAACGGCTCATCGAATGACAAATATCACTTTATCAGCGCTGTCCATATCTTATACTACCTGCGTGATTGGCAAGAAAGCATTCGTTATCTGTATGATATCTTGGCCGATGGGGGCGTTATGCTTATTGTAATTATCTCTGGTGAGTTTTCTACTTTACAACTATAATGAACACCATGATATAGAGTTAAAACCCATTTGCAAATTGCTGTAAGTTGTCAAAATCAAAAGGTAACTTTCTGCAATTTATACGTCTAAATCGGGTCATTTGTTTGCAGCCTTACTTAAGTGGTCAGGCAGCATCGCAGTTTATCTCAAGAATATTTGTTGGAAAGTTAGAGCCAAATGTATTGAACGGATCTGCATAGGAGTTGAAGGAGGTCACTAAATATTCAGCTGAATAAATCATCCCCAAATTAAATGGTCTCTCTTTGGGGTGTACAGAACAAAGTTACAGACTGTCACTTGCATAAGACCTGGTGTAGTACGCGTATGATGCATATTTAACACTCCTGTGTCAGTTAACGGTTGGAGTTCAGAGGTTATTTCAAAACAGATCGAGAtgcatttattgaaataaattagTCTAGGTACGAAAACTTTATCCCACGTTCTGACTTCCTACTACATAACAAATTTCATTTAAGTTGTGAATAAGGTCAAATTAaccaataaaccacacccagaGACGGTATACCACGATATACTCGCTCTCGCTCCTGGAACCCGTGAACTCGTCAAATCTCGTGTTTCACGTTGCTGAAATGGCTTATTGCTATCATATCTTATCATAGCAGTATCTGAAAGTCTGAAGTGAAACGTCAAAAGGGAATTTTTCTAAAGGTGAGAGCTGGAGCATGTTCCAACAGTGCCATATCGCGAATATGGCCGCTTTTTTCAcgcctcgaccaatcagatatagtCTATCTGATTAATAACGTCTCAGACTAGTTTGCTCTGTCTTAATGTGTAGAGTCACCAGATTCTGCATTAACACAATCACATTAAAAACTGTCAAAACGGCCAGAAATAAGTTCTAACCATTTGAACCATGAAAATTTGTCATGAAATAAAATCACGAAAACTTGAATATTTACTgcatcacatacatgtaacacGATTTCTATGATATTTTAACTTGCTCAGAGCACGGTGGACAAACGAAAGTTCTCAGGAAAACCTTCCCAGAGGGCGAAGAGTTCTTTAAAACCATAGACTCGGCGGACCTGTGCAAAGTATTAGATAAAATGGGTGTGAAATACGAACGCAGCAGGACGCCATCAAGGGCCAAGGTGATCGCGAGCTATGAAGATGAAACAGATGAAAATAACCTGTGGTGGGATTTTCTGACTCATACCATCAACTTCAGACAAACTGCACCTGTGGAGTTACAGAAGTCGGTCAAGGAACTGGCTTTGGGTCCTGAATGTTGCGATCCTAGGCAAGATGACGGTACCcttcttttcaaatttgattgggAAGCTATCATTGTCCACAAATGATCTTCATCTCACTTATTTTGAATGAATTTAATTTATATGTTGTGAattttagatagatagatagatagatagatagatagatagatagacagagacagagagatagagacacagacagagagacagacagacagacagacagatagatcaataggagatagatagataggtagacagAGATTGATAGATAaagagatagatagacagacagcgAAATGCGTATGGTAGGTACgtaggtagttaggtaggtaggtaaatatatataatatatatatatatatatatatatatatatatgtatatatatttatatatatgtatgtatatatatatatatatatatatatatatatatatatatatatatatatatatatatatatatatatatatatatatatatatacaattgaAACGATTGCACAATAACTTCAGTTGATTTTGATGAGAGTTACATCTATGTTTGTACCTATTTTactgtcaatttcaaaatagcttggactTACAAGGTGCTTTggtgataagaaaaacgtttctggcgaaAGAAAATGACGCCACCAGCTTTCATTACAAACCCTCTACTTCGACAAAGTTTGCAACAATTGAACACAATACAAAATACACATGATGTGCTGTAGTGATCCCTGCGTGCGCAGTACAGTGACTCGGACTCGGACTCAATCTTATAGCAAACTCGGTGTCCCGGCCCACCACACAAACCGAACACGACACAGGTCTTCCAAAGTTTacaataaacattttatttaaCAAATACACACTAAAGCGTTGTTAGAgacttcaaaaaataaaagaaaaaatattacagatcACATTAATTGTCACTCTACTTGACTTGTACGCCTTCCAGTTCTACCTGAAATATAAATCTCTTGTCTCTACTTTGTTGTCGCTGGGGGCGCACGAGTATCGGGTATATCGTTGTACACGTATGTATTATATACTGCATCGTTGCCACGGATCGTTGCTGATGGAGTTGTTGCATGTCAATGTAACAATACTATTCTTTGACAAATACAAGGCTCGTTGACATCACTAAGTTCGACTCCTACATTTAAAGCCACAGTTTCAAAGACGTAATAACTTCATGGCGTAATTAATGGAAGATTTCCTCCGCATCCGCACGTCCAATTCaacttttttttccaaaaactcTCCGGCATGGAGAGTAGTTATGACTTCGTGCAAATACGACATGAATGGGTAACCTCTACATTTCAAATATTCGTGTGAGGGCGTTATTAAAGCTTTCATTAGTAAATATGTTGTGACACGCGTCAAGTCTCTGTATTTACAAACATCAACCTTAGACAAGTTTTATTgggtacacacacacacacgtcatactcacacatacatacatacaatacatacacacatacatggtAGTTTGGCTGCATGTAAACAAAACATGGATTCATCTAAACTTGAAAGTATTTGAGTATGAAAAATTTCTGTAAATACCGGTTTGAATGAGCTGCTAAGCATTGTGATGTTCACACTGACTGACTGAGCTGCCAAACACTTACAATAATAAAGTACgtccatattttaaattccACACGTTATCAACTCGAGAATAGAGTAAGCTTATTAATTTCAGAACGAACGCATACATTTTCAAATACAACAAGCCAAATAACATAACATATTTCTGTATCAGTATACAAATAGCTACCTTACTCTTCTAGGAACATACTGCACAGAGCTTGTTGCGCAAATTGGGTGATTATACGTGAACGGTGTCATTTGACAAGATTGTGTGATAGAGATTGAAATATCTTTGgtctttgtttttgtaaaaGGTCAAAATATCTTGATCTCCCCTTTATAAAGACATCCTTGCATAGGTAGGACAAACGGATGTTGGTAAGTAGCTAGGTCCGTGATGCatgatgtatgtgtgtatgtgtgtatgtgtgtatgtatgtatgtatgtatgtatgtatgtatgtatgtatgtatgtatgtatgtatgtacgtatgtatgtttgtatgtatgtatgtatgtatgtatgtatgtatgtatgtatgtatgtatgtatgtatgtatgtttcatGATTTACTAATTTGTTTACTCAGTTGTGTGaatagcaatatatgtatttgtctctttttaaatatgtatgtatcattCTTTCAGTGTAGATAGCAAGACATATTCACAGTAATAATGACACTCGTGTCTTCGCGTTCATTTCAACTGCAAATGTATGCACTAAAGGTGCACTAAAGGTATTAAATAGACACAAACTTGGGATTATGATGATATTCGAGCCTGGTAATCGCATCTTATTCGGCGACCTTGTTCACGGGCTAACTTTTTCTGTCCTGTACGAGGTCAGGTACAGCTTGACGCCTTTACACACTTTCGTTTTGAGATCGAGCTTCGCGTATGACGTCAATGAGTCATATGAACAGAAGGTGTTGGTGGACGATGGACAGGCGTGTCTTGTGTTCCCGAGGACGTCGACCCGAACGTCAAGCACGACGGTTTTCTCTCCTTCGATGCTTTCTCCTTCTGTAACCCCCGAAGTCAAGATCATTTCTTGAAGTTTCTTTCCtatttcattgaggaaattcCTCTCGTCCCTGATGCAGGTCTTGCAGTCAGTCATTGCGCATGCGGGCAACTTGCTCCCCTGTCGGTCATAGAAGGCGATCGGCACGAAGCGGTGTGCGATGATGACGCCGTTCTGCATGAGGTCTTGTACGGCCGTGTCTTCCGTCGGAAAGGGTCGTGGAACCTTCTCGGGGCAGCCACACTCCCTCTGTTGCTCGGCTCCGGTCTTGTTGGCCATTCTCGAGGACACACGCACCCCGATTTGCAGATCGGCGCAAGAGACGCTGTACCCCCACTTCGTCAAGGAGTTCTTGAACGCGGTCCTGATGGCGTTGTTCGGGGACTTGTCCGCTATCAGGCTGTGCAGATGATCCTGGCAATTGCCGCAAATATCGTGTTCGCTGTGCAGTTCCAACATGATCGCGTGGATTTCGAAAGCCGCCGGGCTGATTTGGTAGTCTCGCAGAAGCTCAGCCGGCAGATCCGGATTCATTCGCAACATCTCCAAGACCCATTGCTCGGCGTGGTAGAAACTTTTCAGTTGCTCACCGCCCACCATGAAGAAGGACAACCCCGAGTCACTGAATCTCCCTGCGTAGCACTTAGCTTTGAAGACATCTGCAGATTCTCGGAAATCAGTTCTGGGCAACTGTTTGATGTAATCCTTGATCGCCTTCTTCAAGTACCAACTGTCGTCTACCGCCATGGACTTAAAGCTGTCGGTTAGAAAGTTCCCCTCAAACCCGTTCTCGAAATCCGTTACGTTTTCTTCGTAAATGATCGGTTCATCTTCGCGTTCCTCGCTCGCGAGGTCATCTTGGTCATCCCCGGATTTGTCTTCCTCGTCATTCATCATGCTCCTTGTCATGCGTTTCTTCATCCTTTCGATTCGGGTGGACAGCGCCCTCTCGCGGCCGATAAAATAAATCTCTGGGTCGTCTGCTATGTCTCGAGTTTCCACCGACTCCTGCCTGCTGCAGAAGACGGCTTCCTTGCAGTTCTTCCCGAGGTTTGGCTCCGATTTAACGGCAAGCTTAACGTGTCGGCCGCCGTTCGGCTTAACCGTGATAGGCGCGCACAGGTACACGAACTGGGAGTCGTTCCGATCGGTGGCTTTCTTTTCAGCGATAATCCCCAGTGCAGCAACGCACAAATTTCCATCGCCCTTC from the Ptychodera flava strain L36383 chromosome 2, AS_Pfla_20210202, whole genome shotgun sequence genome contains:
- the LOC139147987 gene encoding histamine N-methyltransferase-like; translated protein: MSKSQLRSIFHDHKHYEDSMKLFYETVSNHGDREEWTNTVFRQVVSTKLPRIPEGAPLRVLGVGSGNGKTDYLLITKIKERYPNIDNTAIEPIASHLDKYKALFTAERNNLEGVSTEFKQQTIEEFERENGSSNDKYHFISAVHILYYLRDWQESIRYLYDILADGGVMLIVIISEHGGQTKVLRKTFPEGEEFFKTIDSADLCKVLDKMGVKYERSRTPSRAKVIASYEDETDENNLWWDFLTHTINFRQTAPVELQKSVKELALGPECCDPRQDDGTLLFKFDWEAIIVHK
- the LOC139119286 gene encoding uncharacterized protein, whose protein sequence is MLRQASISSDIIMTVNPQHPAGGHESGRNMRVVTIEKPILIWNGNLNGLYYRAEDCSMDAYLNNYTYMKGDKRFYSRRHIHEVLQETCIKARYKIDDSLDSKEKGDGNLCVAALGIIAEKKATDRNDSQFVYLCAPITVKPNGGRHVKLAVKSEPNLGKNCKEAVFCSRQESVETRDIADDPEIYFIGRERALSTRIERMKKRMTRSMMNDEEDKSGDDQDDLASEEREDEPIIYEENVTDFENGFEGNFLTDSFKSMAVDDSWYLKKAIKDYIKQLPRTDFRESADVFKAKCYAGRFSDSGLSFFMVGGEQLKSFYHAEQWVLEMLRMNPDLPAELLRDYQISPAAFEIHAIMLELHSEHDICGNCQDHLHSLIADKSPNNAIRTAFKNSLTKWGYSVSCADLQIGVRVSSRMANKTGAEQQRECGCPEKVPRPFPTEDTAVQDLMQNGVIIAHRFVPIAFYDRQGSKLPACAMTDCKTCIRDERNFLNEIGKKLQEMILTSGVTEGESIEGEKTVVLDVRVDVLGNTRHACPSSTNTFCSYDSLTSYAKLDLKTKVCKGVKLYLTSYRTEKVSP